CATGGTGGCTTTGTTCATTCACaacaaatgtatattttttcAAGAAACATGCCACTCTCGTGGCGGTTTTGcagcagttagctagctagcgttataAGCGTTTGATGACAGTCGGTAGAAAAAAGGCAATATGTGTCATTCTTGCCACTTTGATTATTTTCTCATAGCAGGGTCAtagttttctgtttagtgagctAGTTAGATGCATGTCATTACTTAATAATTAATACCATATGCTTATTTGCATTCGCCTTAACAAAATAATGACAGTTAGCTGACCCCCTTTCGTCTGTGCTTTGCTGCTTTTTTAACTAACGTTACACGATCTTACTATCAGAGCCAAAATGTGCCAGTCTAAGATCTGAATTAAAATGTAGTTGAATGACAGTTTGCAATACATTTTCTTCAGATTTGTTCTCCTTCAAAGCAGTGAATGGTGGGGTTGTGAGGACCTGGACTATAAGGAAGGCACAGGCTGGGAAGCACTGAAACAACCATCATGCTCAGGAACTGCACTGTCAGTGTTAAGGACATTACTGCAAGGCTGTTTAGTGCTCACTCACTAGCTGATGTCTTATAGTGACTGCCCTTATCCCCTACTTTTCAACTTCCCTTCATAGGGCACGAGTCGACACACTAACAAATGCAGTAAGAGTAAAATCATTTTTACCCACAAACAGACACTCTTGAATTGCAAACCATGGTGGATAACCGCTACGCTACGGCCCTGGTCATTGGCTCTGTTCTGAGTCTGCTGGCCACAGTCTATCTCTCCGTTGCCGTGGGAACACAGCACTGGTACCAGTACCGAAGTCCGCCCGGCAACCATGAGGCCAGCAACGCTTCGGAGCTGCGCGAGGACTTCATCAACGGGGAGTTTGATGAAAAGGCTTACAGCGACACTCTGTTCCGCCTCAACGGCACACTGGGgctgtggtggaggtgtgtgCAGGCGCCCGGCCAGTCGCACTGGTTCAAAGAGCCTGGTAAGAACCTAGAAGACACTAGAGCGGGTCACCGAACACGACTGAGTTGCATTGATTTaaagctaaatggcatatattatattgaatatatgtaaatatattatatatattacagcATTCATTGCAGGTGTTGGTACGGAAAGGGTGTGCTGGATACACAGGTGCACCAGTTATACAGCTCTGTGCCCATCAGTGTTATACACCATGCTAATATTGAATTATAAAGCAAAGCCTCCTTTTTTCTGATACCCACACAGGAGCAACACTGGGTTTGCTATTAGTATAAATATTTGGTGCTTACTGCCATTGAGTTTTGGGTTCAATATGATTGCAGGTTGTCGACAATGTAGCTTTTTAAAGGCAATTTCTGATGGAgaggacatctgcagtgtttaacCGTGAATGCGAACATGTGAACATTTCCTTTAAAAGCTGCAATGTCGACAACCCACATCAGATtgaatgtctgtctcttgttCTCTCAGATCCTAAGATGGTGACACAGTGTGTGAGCTTTACTCTGCCTCAGCAGTTTTTACCCAAGTACAAAGAACCGGGGAATCACAACACTGGGGAGGACCTGCTTCGGACATGTGAGTCTTGCcttgcacgcacgcactcacgcacgcacgcacgcacgcacgcacacacacacacacacacacacacacacacacacagagcctttggaaagtattcagaccccttgactttttccaaatgttgttaggttacagccttgttctaaaatgtaaaaaaaataattaaaaatcctcagcaatctacacacaatacccaataataacaaagcgaaaactgtatttttgcaaatgtattaaaataaaaaacagaaataccatatttgcataagaattcagaccctttgctacgagacttgaaattgagctcaggtgcatcctgt
This genomic stretch from Oncorhynchus keta strain PuntledgeMale-10-30-2019 chromosome 29, Oket_V2, whole genome shotgun sequence harbors:
- the LOC118362942 gene encoding claudin domain-containing protein 1-like isoform X2, with the protein product MVDNRYATALVIGSVLSLLATVYLSVAVGTQHWYQYRSPPGNHEASNASELREDFINGEFDEKAYSDTLFRLNGTLGLWWRCVQAPGQSHWFKEPDPKMVTQCVSFTLPQQFLPKYKEPGNHNTGEDLLRTCLCSLGTVCCFLAGMDLLHRVSVLPDGVDGSLGWSLYLALISSPLEMMAAALFLWAARSHRQNYTRMTAYRVA
- the LOC118362942 gene encoding claudin domain-containing protein 1-like isoform X1 encodes the protein MVDNRYATALVIGSVLSLLATVYLSVAVGTQHWYQYRSPPGNHEASNASELREDFINGEFDEKAYSDTLFRLNGTLGLWWRCVQAPGQSHWFKEPDPKMVTQCVSFTLPQQFLPKYKEPGNHNTGEDLLRTYLWRCQFLLPLVSLAFVILSGLIGVCACLCRSITPTLGVGVLHLLAGLCSLGTVCCFLAGMDLLHRVSVLPDGVDGSLGWSLYLALISSPLEMMAAALFLWAARSHRQNYTRMTAYRVA